In the Theobroma cacao cultivar B97-61/B2 chromosome 1, Criollo_cocoa_genome_V2, whole genome shotgun sequence genome, one interval contains:
- the LOC18611407 gene encoding protein BRICK 1 isoform X4: MARAGGITNAVNVGIAVQADWGNREFISHISLNVRRLFEFLLQFEATTKSKLASLNEKLDTLERRLELLEVQVGTASANPSLFIP; the protein is encoded by the exons atggcAAGAGCGGGAGGAATAACGAACGCCGTAAACGTAGGGATAGCAGTGCAAGCCGATTGGGGGAATCGCGAATTCATCTCTCACATTTCCCTCAATGTTCGTCGCCTCTTCGAATTCCTCCTCCAATTCG AGGCCACAACGAAGAGCAAATTGGCATCATTGAACGAGAAACTGGATACCCTGGAACGTCGTTTGGAGCTTCTTGAAGTTCAAGTGGGAACTGCTTCGGCTAATCCTTCTCTTTTCA
- the LOC18611407 gene encoding protein BRICK 1 isoform X3, with the protein MARAGGITNAVNVGIAVQADWGNREFISHISLNVRRLFEFLLQFEATTKSKLASLNEKLDTLERRLELLEVQVGTASANPSLFST; encoded by the exons atggcAAGAGCGGGAGGAATAACGAACGCCGTAAACGTAGGGATAGCAGTGCAAGCCGATTGGGGGAATCGCGAATTCATCTCTCACATTTCCCTCAATGTTCGTCGCCTCTTCGAATTCCTCCTCCAATTCG AGGCCACAACGAAGAGCAAATTGGCATCATTGAACGAGAAACTGGATACCCTGGAACGTCGTTTGGAGCTTCTTGAAGTTCAAGTGGGAACTGCTTCGGCTAATCCTTCTCTTTTCAGTACGtaa
- the LOC18611407 gene encoding protein BRICK 1 isoform X2, with amino-acid sequence MARAGGITNAVNVGIAVQADWGNREFISHISLNVRRLFEFLLQFEATTKSKLASLNEKLDTLERRLELLEVQVGTASANPSLFSCGRD; translated from the exons atggcAAGAGCGGGAGGAATAACGAACGCCGTAAACGTAGGGATAGCAGTGCAAGCCGATTGGGGGAATCGCGAATTCATCTCTCACATTTCCCTCAATGTTCGTCGCCTCTTCGAATTCCTCCTCCAATTCG AGGCCACAACGAAGAGCAAATTGGCATCATTGAACGAGAAACTGGATACCCTGGAACGTCGTTTGGAGCTTCTTGAAGTTCAAGTGGGAACTGCTTCGGCTAATCCTTCTCTTTTCA GTTGTGGCAGAGACTGA